In the genome of [Mycoplasma] phocae, one region contains:
- the rpsR gene encoding 30S ribosomal protein S18, producing MARIVRKKPFIRKRPCQFCLSKQPVTYVDYKNEEVVSKLVNLQGKILSSRITGTCSKHQRAVALAIKRARYVAILPYVGPMKRDPKDNRKEEAKKAETV from the coding sequence ATGGCAAGAATTGTTCGCAAAAAACCTTTTATTCGTAAACGCCCATGTCAATTTTGTTTAAGTAAACAACCTGTTACTTATGTTGATTATAAAAATGAAGAAGTGGTATCAAAATTAGTTAATTTACAAGGAAAAATTTTATCATCTCGTATTACCGGAACATGCTCGAAACACCAAAGAGCAGTTGCCCTAGCAATTAAGAGAGCAAGATATGTGGCTATTTTACCATATGTTGGCCCAATGAAACGTGACCCAAAAGATAATAGAAAAGAAGAAGCTAAAAAAGCTGAAACAGTATAA